The following are from one region of the Sorghum bicolor cultivar BTx623 chromosome 2, Sorghum_bicolor_NCBIv3, whole genome shotgun sequence genome:
- the LOC110432294 gene encoding uncharacterized protein DDB_G0290685-like isoform X1 — MASLPDEILVEILSRVPFKSLCRFKCVSKAWRDLITDPLNSTRLPQAQALEGFFFVADNLIDYFDSDDGDDEDISNDRGSNDTNGDDGDDKDSGSNGDSYDLGSDDGDCEDAESDDGDGEDSSSDGGGENSDMDDGDGEDISSDGGSKNSDMDDGDGEDSDGDDKNSDMDDEDGEYSSSDGGGGNSDMDEGDGEDSGSDGGGENSDIDDEGGEESGSDGGSENYGMDNEYGEYSGSDGGGYDSQ; from the coding sequence ATGGCCAGCCTACCTGACGAAATTCTGGTGGAGATCCTCTCCCGCGTCCCGTTTAAGTCCCTCTGCCGGTTCAAGTGCGTCTCGAAGGCTTGGCGCGACCTCATCACTGACCCCCTCAACAGCACGAGGCTACCCCAGGCCCAGGCACTAGAAGGGTTCTTCTTCGTCGCTGACAACTTGATCGATTACTTCGACAGTGACGATGGAGATGACGAGGACATCAGCAATGATAGAGGCAGCAACGATACTAACGGTGATGATGGAGATGATAAAGACAGCGGCAGTAATGGAGACAGCTATGACTTGGGCAGTGACGATGGAGATTGTGAAGACGCCGAGAGTGATGATGGAGATGGCGAAGACAGCAGCAGTGATGGAGGCGGCGAAAACTCCGACATGGACGATGGAGATGGCGAAGACATTAGCAGTGATGGAGGCAGCAAAAACTCTGACATGGATGATGGAGATGGCGAAGACAGCGATGGAGACGACAAAAACTCTGACATGGATGACGAAGATGGCGAATACAGCAGCAGTGATGGAGGTGGCGGAAACTCCGACATGGACGAGGGAGATGGTGAAGATAGTGGCAGTGATGGAGGCGGTGAAAACTCCGACATTGATGACGAAGGTGGTGAAGAAAGCGGCAGTGATGGAGGCAGCGAAAACTACGGCATGGACAACGAATATGGTGAATATAGCGGCAGTGATGGAGGTGGCTATGACTCACAGTGA
- the LOC110432294 gene encoding uncharacterized protein DDB_G0290685-like isoform X2, with protein sequence MASLPDEILVEILSRVPFKSLCRFNDDGDDEDISNDRGSNDTNGDDGDDKDSGSNGDSYDLGSDDGDCEDAESDDGDGEDSSSDGGGENSDMDDGDGEDISSDGGSKNSDMDDGDGEDSDGDDKNSDMDDEDGEYSSSDGGGGNSDMDEGDGEDSGSDGGGENSDIDDEGGEESGSDGGSENYGMDNEYGEYSGSDGGGYDSQ encoded by the exons ATGGCCAGCCTACCTGACGAAATTCTGGTGGAGATCCTCTCCCGCGTCCCGTTTAAGTCCCTCTGCCGGTTCAA TGACGATGGAGATGACGAGGACATCAGCAATGATAGAGGCAGCAACGATACTAACGGTGATGATGGAGATGATAAAGACAGCGGCAGTAATGGAGACAGCTATGACTTGGGCAGTGACGATGGAGATTGTGAAGACGCCGAGAGTGATGATGGAGATGGCGAAGACAGCAGCAGTGATGGAGGCGGCGAAAACTCCGACATGGACGATGGAGATGGCGAAGACATTAGCAGTGATGGAGGCAGCAAAAACTCTGACATGGATGATGGAGATGGCGAAGACAGCGATGGAGACGACAAAAACTCTGACATGGATGACGAAGATGGCGAATACAGCAGCAGTGATGGAGGTGGCGGAAACTCCGACATGGACGAGGGAGATGGTGAAGATAGTGGCAGTGATGGAGGCGGTGAAAACTCCGACATTGATGACGAAGGTGGTGAAGAAAGCGGCAGTGATGGAGGCAGCGAAAACTACGGCATGGACAACGAATATGGTGAATATAGCGGCAGTGATGGAGGTGGCTATGACTCACAGTGA